atctatccctaaccccctccctgcctttattttatttttttattatcttaaaaatggcattttgtctgcctggtagtgtgctcactaccaggcagacttccccagcaggcaccacgtcactgatgcctgctgggggccgagttccgcccatagttctcctgacagggtgcctccagctgtttcaccactacaactcccagcatgccctgacatctatttgctgtcagggcatgctgggagttgtagtggggaaacaactggaggcaccctgtgttggaaaacacccagcccccgaccaatatcgcccccctccccctcacctgtgccggaccatgagcgggggtccgtagcaagcaacaagtgtgtgcccggcttcctgtcatgcctgtacactctggaaactgtctctatgtttctggaggattgaaagtcctccagaaccatagagagagttaccagagtgtaggagcatgacaggaagccgggcacacgcttgttgctCAGAGTGTGATGGGCCCTCCTGTAAATGGCGCCCCCCTCTCTTTATAACGCGCTCCCGGTAATGACAGGACacagcagtgaggaggcggcgtatACCCATAGGAGCCACGGCTGTAAGCAGAGGTAAGAGCCAtgtgcctccctgctgcagggagaatatgcagcagggaggcggacagtgtgagagtccagggagccaatgcgcagccctggatttcactgtgctcgctctcgcctgtttgattgacaggcgggagcgagcaccgcagtgactggaatttcgactcatttgccaggctcaaatgagacgaaattctgtagtgacgtcactgccgaatgcattcggccactaggagggcgacccctagtggccgaatttaaaagtgattttaaactggtttaaaatcactttttttaattaaactatattagagatatgttgtagtacttaagtactacaacatatcaatttttttatttcatgacagtgcccatttaaagagtacccgtaggagccaacaatttttttttctatttatcactcagtacctaatcctgaccatgtacattacagctcccagcttgtcctcactgttagggaatgctgggagttgtagttttgctaatgctaggggagatgtaagCAGGCAAATGGTTACAtctccctagcattagcaaaactacaattcccagcatgtccacagtgTCAaagcatgctaggtgttgtagtatAGCTAaccctaggggagatgtgagcggtGGGCAGAAGACAGCGAGTGGCGGGGAGAGGGGCAGAGGGGGGCAGACATGTGAGCGGCAGACAGTGGGTGGCGGACagtgagatgccagcagagagccagCGGCACTGGAGGCTGAAAGTGAGTGGTGGAGCAGGCAGAGTGAAAGTAACCTGTCACCTGGCCGGAGCGCGATGTATCCCCGCTGGGGATACATGTCGGTTATCTCCCCCGCAGCACAGCGCTTCTGTCCCCCAATCCCTGAGTGTGGAGATCAGGGGTACAGAAGCAGAGAAATGTTCCCCGCAGAAGCAACTTGTGTGCCCGAGCAAAGAGCGATCACAGCGGGAAGACAGTGTGCTTCCTCCCGTTGTGAGCGTACcaatagtgggacacaagctgacagtgggaggatttttcctccagctgtgacccctgcgctcacagctgtcaatcaagaaagtgtgtccatgacataggtgatgatgcatggacacagcaggactagtatgtgtccaagcaggcaggggggcagttgtttgactggatttttcagtatgaaatactgaaaaatttctaatggaagcaattgcaaaacctgttgGTTATACATgccttacaacatatcaaaagtttttgtatctgacagtgcccatttaatgttttgCTTACAAGCAACAATTTTATTAACAAGTCACATGGCCTTTTTAATTTTGCCACATGTAAGCAAATAAACTTTTTTCCTCCATTCTGTTTTCCATTTTGGCTCATGTAAGCAAAATCTGTAAGCCAGGGTTGAGCTGGGGTAAATGTatggaatttttttaatggtgtgcgacttttttgcgacagttTCACattataaatctctgaccactgcaagtaattTTTGAAAATTTGCTTACATAAGCCAAACAGAATTTTCTTGCTCTTCTCGCTCGGCCAGTCAACAGTCACAGGAAAGTGCCTAGTCGCACTTGAGACATTTGAGAGacaaatataagcaaaaaataaataaattatctactaaatgcttttataaatgtcccccacatACCTAAAAGGAGATTCCTgccaaaaaataacttatcccctatccacagaaacccatagaaattaatggagaagACACATGCTCCTTACTGAGAGTGTCGGGGTCCCATCCCGGTGATTGTAGGTGGCCGCAAAGgctggaccccccgtgatcagctacttatcccctatcctgtggatagggggataagttattttccttggagtactcctttaaatctgcAGGTATTTAGCAACTTTTTGTGTTTGAAATCCACTCATGTACTTCCTATTGTGCATATTTCATGCACAAAAACTTGCTTTTTAGATGTTATGGAATCACCTGGGAATTTTCATGTGTGAAATCCACATCAAGTAAAGTAGGTGTAAACATATCCTAAGGCATAAAAAATATTTAAGCACGAAAAGCCAGGCAGAAATGTAGGGGCACTGCACAGCAGAGCATTTCTGTCCCATCCTTCTAGGGATAGGTGAGGGTTTCAGCAGCTAGACACCCACCAATCAAATCTTCTGACCTGTCTCTTTGATGTTAGAAGTAATGCCAACGTTTAGGTACATGTTTTTAATTAAATAACACTATTAAATAATTTCTCAAATGACATATTTCCAAAGAATTTCAAATAATGCTGTAAAAATGCCAGTTTCTTCTATTTCAGCAGGACATGAAGTGGTGTCAAGTCTCCCTCTACAGATGGCCTTGTATTTTAATGTGCTTTTCTTTCCTGTATGGTTTATATCGGAGTTCATTATGCTGGAGCTGAAGGTAAGAATACAAAGTAGCCTTTATACTAACAGTGGCTATAAAACGGCAGTTGTTTTGTGAATAAAGTAAgataatttatattatattttaactGGTAATACTTGAGTACAAAATCAAAGAGATATTTTAGGTAAAATAAGAATAATGAAAAGATAGCCCTACGTGttaccagggccggccttaggtgttcaggcgccctgtgcaagctaaccttgtggcgccccccccataaacatacacaaagaggacaaaaatatttgtgacaaatatttttatatctaataagtcccctgcccccttaatcagtcccatgtaccccttcaccagtcccctgctccccttaatcagatgcagtatagttcccccacattaggttggcagtatagttcccccacattaggtgcagtatagctctccacattaggtgcagtatagttcccccaccacattaggtgccatatagttccccacattaggtgcagtatagttcccccaccacattaggtgcagtataattcccccaccacattaggtgcagtatagttcccccaccacattaggtgcagtatagttcccccacattaggtgcagtatagttctcccacattaggtgcagtatagtcccccacattaggtgcagtatagtcccccacattaggtgcagtataattcccccacattaggtgccatatagttcccccacattaggtgcagtatggttccaccacattaggtgccatatagttcccccacattaggtgcagtatggttccaccacattaggtgccatatagttcccccacattaggtgcagtatagttccccccattaggtgccatagagttcccccacattaggtgccataaagttccccacattaggtgccatatagttcccccacattaggtgccatatagttcccccacattaggtgcggtatagttctccacattaggtgcagtatagtcccccacattaggtagtagcaggtttcccCCCCCAACGGACTCACACAccgacagacacccacacatgcacacacacatagacacacttacctgttctCCGCTGCGCTTCTCTTCGGtgtcggcctgacgagtgacgtcactgacgtcctcctgtgcaggtctgcggaggtacgtcacatgtgcgacgtccctcttcagactcgggccggccagccaaccagagacgcagaggagggcggggtaagtgaaacctccctgtgtaatgaagaaaactgtgccctgaagcgaaatgtgaccctccgcataggcactcagttgagggagggtagtgggaatggaatgagagggagcggcctgcaaagcagaaaacggtgtccctgtgcggagggtcacattccgctacagggcacagttttcttcattacaccggcatttagcgctgcttgcccgaagcagcgctaaatgtctgaagaagttacctgcccggcgcccggactgCACGTCGGGCAttacaaattacatatacctggtgcgagctgtgtcagCCGCCCGGCGcgcctgttgctatggcgccctgtgcggctgcatggctcgcacacccctaaggccagcCCTGCGTGTTACacgaaaaaagaacataaaaaaagaacaaaacaacAAGAAAATGGGTAGACCATGGAACAATAATATAGGTGCAGAATACAgcgtttcaaatgtaaaatatttgTCTGGGTATCAAGGCCCAAAACACAGATCTTACTGTGTACACAGGCAGATTTCCTGCAGTATGAAATTCCAGCGTATACGCCACTTGTGACCCTACCCCAATAGCTAAATAGCAACAACTGGCAAGTATTAAAAAGTACAGCTTAACAGTAGCATTAAGCAGACACTGCCTGTGGCCAACCACAATGCAACCTGATCGTGTGGTCTTACCCAGGGATCCCATTCTCTTGCAAATCATTAAAGGGATTGACAGATCTCCAATAAATTGGGCTCAAACGTCAAAAATATGTAGTGATGAAATTTTATGACTGACTGGTCTATAAGATCTATACAGTAGGCTGTAAACAACAGAAAGACATATGTCATATACATAAAAGTCCTTAATCTGGTGTTTTATGTCATATCATAGCCCTTACGGTCATATTACATACAATGGCAATCTGGATAATCCTTTTGAGCTGATGTACCATGTGTGAAAATGTCAGCCTTAGAACTCCTCTCTCTTCCTGTTTTCCCAGTATCACTTGCTGCCTGGTTACTATCAATTCCTTTTAATAACAGCTGTCACCATTCTCACACTAATAGAAAGCTTGAGACTTTACCTGGGATATATTGGAAATTTACACGAGAAGGTAAGTTATAACAAGCTCCAGATAAGTAATAGTCACTACATTAACAGTATATACAGTCATAGCCATaagtgttggcacccctaaaaattttttaaagagaattaagtatttctcacagaaaaggattgcacagtaacacaggttttgctatacacatgtttacttCCTGTgtctattggaactaaaccaaaaaagggaggcaaaaaaagctaattggacataatgtcacaccaaactccaaaaatgggctggacaaaattattggcacccttaacttaatatttggttgcacaccctttggaaaaaataactgaaatgagtcgcttcctataaccatcaataagcttcttacacctctcagctggaatgttggactactcttcctttgcaaactgctccaggtctctcttattggaagggcgccttttcccagcagcaattttaagatctctccacaggtgttcaatgggatttagttcTGGACCcatttctggccacttcagaattctctagcactttgttgccatccatttctgggtgtttttttgaCATATGtctggggtcattgtcctactggaagacccaagatctcggacggaaacccagctttctgacactgagctgtacagggcgacccaaaatccgttggtaatcctcagatttcatgatgccttgcacacattcaaggcacccagtgccagaggcagcaaaacaaccccaaaacatcattgaaccttcccaatatttcactgtaggtactgtgttcatttctttttaggcctcatttcattttcggtaaacagtagaaagatgtgctttaccaagaagctctatcttggtctcatctgtccacaagacattttcccagaaaatttactcaagttaattttggcaaaatgtaatcttgcattttttatgtctgtgtcagcactggggtcctcctgggtctcctgccatagtatttcatttaaatgtcgacagatcgTTTGcaatgacactgatgctccctgagcctgcaggacagcttgaatatctttggaacttgtttggggctgcttatccaccatccagactataatgcgttgacacctttcaccaATTTTTCTCCTCCGtttacgcccagggagattagctacagtgctatgggttgcaaacttcttgataatgttatgcactgtggacaaagacaaatctagatctctggagatggacttgtaaccttgagattgttcatatttttccacaattttggttctcaagtcctcagacagttctcttctcctgtggcacacacagacacacaatacaaatactaagtgaacttatctcctttttatctgctttcaggtgtgatttttatattgcccacacctgttacttgccccaggtgagtttaaaggagcatcacatgcttgaaacaatcttatttttccacaattttgaaagggtgccaacaattttgtccagcccatttttggagtttggtgtgacattatgtccaatttgctttttttcctcccttttttggtttagttccaatacacacaaattgaTCAATTGGCGCATTTTCGAGTGGTCATAGTGCAATCTTATTTTACTGGCAACCGCTACCGGGCGGAAATGCCATAGTGTGAGTGGACCCTTTCCATTGCTGTACACATCCCTAACATACCTTATTACCGACTCCTCTCCATAGTGTCTATAATATAAATTGGTCTGAGAGGAACTTATAGCCCTGACAACCAGTTCTGAAAGCAATTCAGATATAATGCTTGCTGTTTCGGGAGTCCACAAAGGCTTCCCTTCCTCTAGGAGTCTCCTAGAAACTCCTAGTTTCAGAAGAGTTAGCaaacatacatagttacatagttgatGAGGCTGAAAAAAGACAAGGGTCCATCAAGTCCAGTCTATAACGACTGTGTAGATCCAGaagtgggcaacagtgctccaaTATGAAAATTGAGATAATAGCTTTTCATGCTATGTAGATCAGGCACTCCATAGAATTTAatgaaatatacagtatatataattcaATGTAAAAGCTAAAAAAGATCAGGGAAACAAAAGACAATAGCAAGTATTATATTTTAAGGAAGCATGTGTTTAACACAACAACAGTCTCATACCAGATGAATAGCTGATGTAACTCCTTCTTGAACCCAGATACCACAGAAACAGGTCAGTCATTGTTTGACATGGCAAGAAAAACATGGCACACAGTGATATAACAAGAGCTCTATGTTACACTGTTGTAAATGTTAATGTTAGATGAATAATTTCACGTTTTATGTTTTCCCAATAATGACAATTGTTCCCTTAGGTTCCAGAATTGGCCGGCTTTTTGCTCCTGACCCTCCTCATCCAGACGCCACTCATCCTATTCCTTTTAACAGATGAAAAAATTCTGATTCTGCCCCTGGAGCTTGCAATTCATACTATTTACATCATTTTTCTTAAGACAGAACTATTTGTGTCGTTCTTTGTTCTGAAAATCATGACACGTCAACTTGCTACTCAGTTTTATTTGCAGTGGActgatgtagaaaacaaagacattcCCACCAAGTGCTCACAGGTCACAATACAGCGCAACTAAGCCTGCCTGGCcatacattaaagaggtactccactggccagtgttctggctgcgttcggaacatctagttccgaacgctgtgcgcaCACTACCAGGTTGACTATGCCTCCTTGTGATGTCAggtcacgccccttcaatgcaagtcaatgggaggggcgtggcagccacacacaccctcccactgacttgcattaaaggggcgtGGCCTGCCATCCCGAAgcgggcgtggccgacccccacagtgcgtgcacagtgtttggaacttaaatgttccaaacgcagccggaacactggccagtggagtacccatttaaggggtgCCCTGTAGGACTGATGTTCTATTCATCATATTTGAGGCATAGATTTACAAAACAGAGAAGGTTTTAACAAATATACTCCAGGTAGTACAGAAAAGtccatatttttttaaaaggtcttTTGTCttgaaattttcataaaaatctTTCTTCCAGACCATACGAGTAGCATACTTCTCCTGTATATCCCAAACATATCGCCCTCATGTATGTCATGCAACTAAATATGTTGACCATGGAATCCCATtatatattcaaattttttttagtacttttttactattattatacttttattacatttttactattgcatATGGacatgtgtggtgtatatatctgGAGAATTCCCTGGCATATATGACAGCAAGTACACCACAAAGACGTCCTCTATAGAGATTAATGTGCGAAGATTGTTTTATTTTGCCTTGTGTaaatagcagaatttccactgccaGCTAATTTTTTACTCATTTCTTTAAAGGTGCTTTACAGCTTAAAAAATTGCCAATTGTATTGTGGGAAAAAAACATTGCCTACATGTTGTATCAGATTTAGGTCTAGGACACTCTAAAGTTGAATACTATTGGGTTTTCAATATTTGCCAATAAGGAACATGCGAGGTGCAGGGTAGGGTAACATTTTAGCTATAGGTTGTTGTAACACTGATTTGTAAATCTGTCATTCTGTagttaactcaatattttccctCAATTTTAAGGCCGGCAGAATCCATATTGAAAAGATTTGTTATGACACAGTGTGACTGCATTTGTGGATGAAGACTTTCCTAacagtatttttatatagttaaaaaaaaatatagaaaattgcTTACATAATGGCAACATATTCCACAGTGCAATGTTTTAGTGTTGGAGTGCCACCTCGTGGTTAAAAGCTACACTTCACAGCAAAAATAGATGTTCACATAAAAGTAATCATAACAATTTATCTATAGGATGTTGTTTCCAGGACACTAAGTTGCTTCCAGAGGCAGAAAACAGAGGCACTGAGCACATCATTTTAGGAAAAGTTTCTCTATTTGTGCAGAGATATATTCACTAAAATAAGTAGTGGTATTGCAAAGGAACTAAACACTTGCTCGACTTTCCCTAAACAAGTGTttaccaaatagggtgcctccagctgttgcaaaactacaacttcaagtatgtttggctgtccaggcatgctgggagttgtagttttgcaacagctggaggcaccgtggttggtaGGCTTCAGCTGATGTTTGGCAGTCCCAGCAAATAACCACCCTGTGATCAGAAtaacccccctgtgatcagaataACCCCCCCCCTGTGACCAGAATAACCCCCCCCTGTGACCAGAATAACCCCCCCTGTGACCAGAATAACCCCCGTGATCAGAATaaccccccctgtgatcagaataACCCCCCCCTGTGACCAGAATAACCCCCCCCTGTGACCAGAATAACCACCCTGTGACCAGAAtgccccccctgtgatcagaataaccccccctgtgatcagaataACCACCCTGTGACCAGAATAACCACCCTGTGACCAGAATAACCCCCCCTGTGACCAGAATAACCCCCCCTGTGACCAGAATAACCCCCCTGTGACCAGAATAACCCCCCCTGTGAccagaataacccccccccctgtgatcagaataacccccccccctgtgatcagaatacccccccccccctgtgatcagaataaccccccctgtgatcagaataacccccccctgtgatcagaataaccccccccctgtgatcagaataACCCCCCCCTGTGACCAGAATAACCCCCCCTGTGACCAGAAtaacccccctgtgatcagaataacccccctgtgatcagaataacccccctgtgatcagaataACCACCCTGTGATCAGAATAACCCCCCCTGTGACCAGAATAACCACCCTGTGATCAGAAtaacccccctgtgatcagaataacccccctgtgatcagaataaccccccccccctgtgatcagaataacccccccccctgtgatcagaataacccccccccctgtgatcagaataaccccccccccctgtgatcagaataaccccccccccctgtgatcagaataACCCCCACCCTGTGACCAGAATaaccccccctgtgatcagaataaccccccctgtgatcagaataACCCCCCTGTGATCGGAATAACCCCCCCTGTGACCAGAAtaacccccctgtgatcagaataaccccccctgtgatcagaataACCCCCCCTGTGACCAGAATAACCCCCGTGATCAGAAtaacccccctgtgatcagaataacccccctgtgatcagaataacccccctgtgatcagaataacccccctgtgatcagaataacccccctgtgatcagaataacccccctgtgatcagaataACCCCCCCTGTGACCAGAATAACCACCCTGTGATCAGAAtaacccccctgtgatcagaataacccccctgtgatcagaataaccccccccccctgtgatcagaataacccccccccctgtgatcagaataacccccccccctgtgatcagaataacccccccctgtgatcagaataACCACCCTGTGACCAGAATaaccccccctgtgatcagaataacccccctgtgatcagaataACCCCCCCTGTGACCAGAATAACCCCCCTGTGACCAGAATAACCCCCCCTGTGACCAGAAtaacccccctgtgatcagaataacccccctgtgatcagaataacccccctgtgatcagaataacccccctgtgatcagaataacccccctgtgatcagaataacccccctgtgatcagaataACCCCCCCTGTGACCAGAAtaacccccctgtgatcagaataacccccctgtgatcagaataacccccctgtgatcagaataacccccccccctgtgatcagaataacccccccccctgtgatcagaataccccccccccctgtgatcagaataaccccccccctgtgatcagaataACCACCCTGTGACCAGAATaaccccccctgtgatcagaataaccccccccctgtgatcagaataacccccccctgtgatcagaataaccccccctgtgatcagaataaccccccctgtgatcagaataACCCCCCCTGTGACCAGAAtaacccccctgtgatcagaataacccccctgtgatcagaataacccccctgtgatcagaataaccccctgtgatcagaataACCACCCTGTGATCAGAATAACCCCCCCTGTGACCAGAATaaccccccctgtgatcagaataacccccctgtgatcagaataacccccctgtgatcagaataacccccctgtgatcagaataacccccctgtgatcagaataACCACCCTGTGACCAGAGTTTTATTTTCTGGAGTCCCTTCTATGAAAAAGTGAATGTTCACAACAGACAACTTtactggacagaaaaaaaaaaaacgcaaaatacaTGGAAGCAAGAGGTCcaaagtaaaatattttattcacAATACAATAATTTACAGAATGATCTTCGTGATCAAAACATTAAAACTTGTTCTTAACACGTGAGTATCCCATGGAGAAAAACCTTATTTGCTTTCATGTTCAACAAAATCACCTGTACAAGTTTCCTACATTGTGCCTTTAGGAAAAAAGGCCTTGAACTGAAAAATAAAGATCAAAAAAGCTAAAATACTGGTGATAAATGGTTAAAAACCACAGAAGGTTGTGTCATTTTTTGGGCGCATCACAGTATGGAACATTATCTAGTAGGACCTCGTTCCTTGGTTGCAGAACTGGAATAAAATATAAACCGCAtaaagttaaagttttttttgagcTTGCAAAATCAGTGttcagtttttcttttaaatatacaaaatatagCAATTTAGGTAGAAAAGTATCTATCCGAGAATCTGCAACATGCAAATGGTTTCTAGGGAACCAAGCAGTAGATTTTACCATAAATCACGCTTGgcaacatgttatatatgtcaaaATCTTTATCTTCATCATATTCGGGAGACATTCCTTCCcaaagggatggtgaggatacatagcttaaaggggtagtccagtggtgaaaaacttatcccctatcctaaggataggggataagtttgagatcgcggggggtccgaccgctggggccccctgcgatctctctgtacggggccccggctctccgccgagatagcgggtgtcgacccccgcacgaggcggcggccgacacgccccctcaatacatctctatggcagagccggagattgccgaaggcagcgcttcggctctgccatagagttgtattgagggggcgtgtcggccgccgcctcgtgcggaggtcgacacgcccccttccagcgggctgtcggggctccgtacaggagatcgcagggggccccaggggtcggacccccccgcgatctgcaacttatcccctatccttaggataggggataagttgctcaccactgaatcaccactggactactcctttaaaggaaatctgtcatcagaatcacccgcactaaacctgttacacaggcttgtagtgcgggtgatcctgattaaaacgctccttacccggaagcggcgttctcccccccccccccggcttcactcgagctgcggccctatacaagtaagaagacgggctgcatgagtgaaaagccgggggtgggagggacggagggtgtatttattcacaaacagaccgagaaagaagaattagaccaggaggataagttcatgaatattcatgagccgggcggcagctccgcccagctagaatgacgtgtggccgagtcccagatgataacacctcccactgagtcccaagccacggaataacagaaaactaaaaatatagatatcttaagaagcgctgaaccatttttaaccaggtaaggagcgttttaaatcaggatcacccgcactacaagcctgtgtaacaagtttagtgcgggtgattctgatgacagatttcctttaaaagtgTCCCCTGTcggccctgtaagtagtcccctgggtggggagctgTACTTTCCAGGTCCCCCTGCTCCGGCTGTAGTGATGCCCCCTCAGCGTGATTGACAGCTtgcatcaccgctctgctccatctgcttaggcAGCAGACCGATGACGAAGACTGTCAATCATGCAAAGGGGGAGTCACTATGGCCGTCGCAACAGGACCTGGTAAGTATAAGCTCTCCTGCCAGGgaactttataacttcatatcctcaccatccctgtgggCAGGAACGTCTCCTGGGGATGGGGAgtataaagatttta
Above is a genomic segment from Hyla sarda isolate aHylSar1 chromosome 1, aHylSar1.hap1, whole genome shotgun sequence containing:
- the LOC130272055 gene encoding transmembrane protein 17B-like; this translates as MPLHSPLPSNVRHGLASISGSFFIQNKTRDCGESHSYHPGHEVVSSLPLQMALYFNVLFFPVWFISEFIMLELKYHLLPGYYQFLLITAVTILTLIESLRLYLGYIGNLHEKVPELAGFLLLTLLIQTPLILFLLTDEKILILPLELAIHTIYIIFLKTELFVSFFVLKIMTRQLATQFYLQWTDVENKDIPTKCSQVTIQRN